The window GTTTGTACTCTCGATGATATCCACAAAATAACGATGGATTCAAAGTCAAGTGAATCAGAAATAAACTAAAAAAGGTAGAAAATATTTCGAAACAACAATGTCACTGAACATTGTTAGAAAAACTAAAACAGGAAAAGCTCTTAAGAAAATTAAGAAAATCCTGATGAAATAACTCATTCACTTTCACTTAAAGGTAAAAAGTCTAGGTACAGCAAGAAACGAAGAAAAAAAAGACATTATAAAAGCGCAAATCGTTCCTAAAAGTACCGTTTGTAATGTAATTGCTAAAAGTTTGAAATTATATGCTCACAAATTAATACTAAGTTCTGGATCATTTGAATCAAATCTAAAAAGCATAGAAAATCATCTTCAACTTCTAGCAAAACTAATATCTGAAAGACTAAAGAAATCAATTGAAATTAAACAATAAATTAGAAAACTAAAAGCAAACAAAACTATGGCATACTTAAATCAAATTTTGTTTCTTGATTTAGTTTTAAATGACGCTTGTGGTTGCCTATTAATCAAAATATTCCTTAATTTCTGCTAAATTGAAATCTTTTTTGTCAATAAATTTATATATCTCATGGTTCTTGAGTGCAACTAATTTGTCACAATATTTAAGTGCAAGATCAAGATCGTGAATTGCAATTAAAACTAATTTATTTTTTTTAGCCTCTTCTTTAAATAACTGCATAACAAGCTCTGAATTATTAAAATCTAAATTACTAGTTGGTTCATCTGCTAAAATAATTTGCCCATCATTAAAAAGTGCACGAGCAATATTTAGACGTTGTTTTTGACCTGAAGATAATTTAGTAAGAGGAATAAAAGCAAAATCCTCTAGATTTAATTTTTTTAAAATATCTCAAAGTAAATCTAGCTCACGAGCTGTTAAATATTTAATCTTTTTGAAAAATCAATTTTGATAACGATC is drawn from Mycoplasmopsis glycophila and contains these coding sequences:
- a CDS encoding ATP-binding cassette domain-containing protein, encoding MLKFKNVTISYHKNYLKDSVFDDVSFYLKEGEIIGIIGKSGYGKSTILKSIFDNSLIKEGELIYNNTDILSSSRKTRKKFKKSISFIDQDNLILEDYDFYHNVLFSYDRYQNWFFKKIKYLTARELDLLWDILKKLNLEDFAFIPLTKLSSGQKQRLNIARALFNDGQIILADEPTSNLDFNNSELVMQLFKEEAKKNKLVLIAIHDLDLALKYCDKLVALKNHEIYKFIDKKDFNLAEIKEYFD